The following is a genomic window from Zetaproteobacteria bacterium.
ATGGTTTCGCAAGAAACCATCATCGCGACCATGGAGGGTCGCGCAAATCCGGAGGTTGCAGACGCAACCGACGGATTTGTAAGGGGATCGAAGACCGCGATCTTCGATCCCCGTCAAGCAAAAAGTCCACGGACGGACTTTTTGCGACTCGATCATAAATGAAACGAACCAGGGCGGACGGGAAGTTGCGCAAACGCTTCTACGAACGGGAGCTGGCCAAGCTGCAGATCGAGCTGGTCAAGCTGCAGGAGTGGATCCGGGCCAAAGGGCTGAAGGTGGTGGTGATCTTCGAGGGACGTGACGCCGCCGGCAAGGGGGGCTGCATCAAGCGGATCACCGAAAAACTCAACCCCCGGGTATGCAAGGTGGCGGCCCTGCCGGCACCGACCGAACGGGAGAAGACCCAGTGGTACTTCCAACGCTACGTCGCCTATCTGCCGGCGGCGGGCGAGATGGTGCTGTTCGACCGCAGCTGGTACAACCGCGCCGGAGTGGAGCGGGTGATGGGATTCTGCACCGAGGAGGAGTACCAGGACTTCCTGCGCAGCTGCCCGGAGTTCGAGCGGATGCTGATCCGCTCCGGCATCAAGCTGATCAAGTACTGGTTCTCGGTCAGCGACGAGGAGCAGGAGCGCCGCTTCCAGGCCCGGCTGAAGGATCCGACCAAACGGTGGAAGCTCAGCCCGATGGATCTGGAGTCACGCAACCGCTGGCAGGAATACTCCCGCTGCAAGGATGTGATGTTCTACCACACCGACATCAAACAGGCGCCGTGGTTCGTGGTCGAGTCGGACGACAAGCGGCGGGCGCGGCTGAACTGCATCAGTCATCTGCTGTCGATGATCGACTACGAAGACCTCGCCCCCACCCTGACCGAGCTCCCGCCGCGCAAGCCGGCGCGGCGCGGCTACGTCCGCCCCCCGATCAACGAGCAGACCTTCGTGCCGCAGGTCTACTGACCGCCCCCTCCGCAGAGATTCCGCCCCGCCCGGGATCTCGTTGGCGGCGCCGTTGCGGTGTGATCACCTGCCGGCGGAGGGATCGAGCAGTTCAGCCAGCTGTCGGGCGGTGTGCACCGGGCGGTTGCAGGCGAAATTCTCACACAGGTAGGCGGTCGCCCTGCCGTCGATCGCTCCCTGCTCCTTGAGGAAGGGAACAGTCCCGAACAGCGCCGGATCGTGGCGCAGCAGCACCAGCCCGGGGTGAAAGCCGCGCCGGGCCAGCGCCACCATGCGCTCCAGCTCGGGGTCGTCGTCACGGCCGGCGACGACCAGCTCGCGCATCGGCCCCAGGTAGTCGGCCAGCGCCCAGAGCAGCGCGCTACTTCCGGTCGGCGCCTGCGCCATCTGCCCGGCCGCCTGCCGCAGACCGGCCTCCGCCTGCGCGACCAGTCTCATGTCGCCGGTGAGATGGGCCAGCCGCAGCAGGTTGGCCAGCGCCACCGAGTTGCCGGCGGGGGTCGCGCCGTCAAACCACTCGTGCGGCCGGGCGAGCAGCCGCTGATCGCCGCCGTCGGTCAGGTAGAAGCCACCATCCTTCATGGCAAAGCGGGCGCGCATCGCCCGATCGATCGCCACCGCCGCCTGCAGCCAGCGCGGCGTGAAATCTGCCTGGTAGAGCTCGATCAGCCCCCACACCAGCATGGCGTAGTCGTCGAGCGTGCCGTCGATCGCCGCCTGGCCCGCCCGCCAGCGATGGCGCAGCCGCTTGCCGTCCCACATCCGCTCCAGCACGGTGGCCGCAGCGCGCCGGGCCTGGGCAAGCAGTCCATCGTCGCCCAGTCTGGCGGCGGCGTGGGCCAGCGCGGCGATCATCATGCCGTTCCAGTCGGTCAGCACCTTGTCGTCGCGAAACGGCACCGGGCGCTGCGCCCGGGCGGCGAGCAGCCGCCGGCGGATCCGCTCCATGCGCGCCCGGTCGGCATCGAGCGGCGGCTGTGCCAGGAAGGGGATGTTGCGGCCGTTGCGCAGCCGGCGTGCCTCGTCGAGGTAGTTGCCGCGCCGCTCCATGCCCCAGACCCGGGCGGCGAAGACGGCATCCTCCTTGCCGAGGGCCGCCTCCAGCTCGTCGATGCTCCACTGGTAGTAGCGCCCCTCCCCGCCGGCGGAGTCGGCGTCGAGCGCGGAGTAGAAGGCGCCGTCGGGGTCGGTCAGCCGGCGGGCGACGAAGTCGGCGAGCTCGCGCACCACCCGCGCGTGGCGGCCATGACCGGTGGCGGCGAAGGCGTCGCTGTAGGCGAGCATCTGCATCGCCTGGTCGTAGAGCATCTTCTCGAAGTGGGGCACGCGCCAGAAACGGTCGGTGGCGTAGCGGTGAAAACCGAAACCGATCTGGTCGTAGATGCCGCCGGCGCGCATCGCATCGAGGGTTTGCTCGACCATCGCCCGCTCGCCCAGCCGCAGCAGCAGGCGCAGCTTGTGCGGGGAGGGGAACTTGGGCGCATCGCCGAAGCCGCCGGCCTCATGGTCGAACGATTCGGCCAGGGCGGCGCGCGCCCGGGTGAGCAGCGCCTCGGAGAGCGCCGTCCGCCCGGTGGCGGCGGGCATCTCGCGCAGGGCCTGGGTGATGGAATCGGCCGAGGCGAGCAGGCGGGCGCGGTCGTGGTGCCACAACTCGTCGATGCGCCGGATCAGGCTGCGCAGCCCCATCCGGCCGAAGCGATCCTCCTTCGGGATGTAGGTGGCGGCGTAGAACGGGCGACCGTCGGGGGTGAGGATCAGATTGAGCGGCCAGCCGCCGGAGCCGGTCATCATCTGCGCCGCCTCCATGTAGAGCTGGTCGATGTCCGGCCGTTCCTCGCGGTCGACCTTGATGCTGACGAAGAGGGCGTTCATCGCCGCGCCGATCTCCGGATCGGCGAACGACTCCTGCTCCATCACATGGCACCAGTGGCAGGTGGAGTAACCGATGGAGAGGAAGATGGGGCGGTCGAGCCGCCTGGCCAGGGCGAAGGCCTCGTCGCCCCAGGGATACCAGTCGACCGGGTTGTGGGCGTGCTGCTGCAGGTAGGGGCTGGACTGGTCGATCAGATGGTTGACGGCGGCCCTCCCCGCTGCCGGATGCGCGAACGCCGCGACCACGCAGAGCGCGGCCCCACAGAGCGACGGGCTTCCCGGCAGAGCGCTGCTAGTTCTTCGATCTGTCGACGATCTTCGACGCCCCGATCCAGCTCATCATGCCGCGCAGCCGTGCGCCGACCCGCTCGATCTCATGCTCGGCGGCCAGCCGCCGCTTGGCGTTCATCGAGATCTTGCCGGAGTTGCACTCCTCGACGAACTCGCGCGCGAAGTCGCCGTTCTGGATCTCCTTGAGGATGCGGCGCATCTCCGCCCTGGTCTCCTCGTTGATGATGCGCGGCCCGCGGGTGAGGTCGCCATACTCGGCGGTGTTGGAGATCGAGTAGCGCATGTTGGCGATGCCACCCTCGTAGATCAGATCGACGATCAGCTTCACCTCGTGCAGACACTCGAAATAGGCCATCTCGGGCGGATACCCCGCCTCGACCAGCGTCTCGAAGCCGGCGGTGATCAGCGCGGTCAGGCCGCCGCAGAGCACCACCTGTTCACCGAACAGGTCGGTCTCGCACTCGTCGCGGAAGGTGGTCTCGATGGTGCCCGCTCGGGTGCCGCCGTTGGCGCAGGCGTAGGAGAGGGCCACCTCCTTGGCTCGGCCCGAGGCGTCCTGGTAGACGGCGATCAGGCAGGGGACGCCGCCGCCCTGGGTGTAGGTGTGGCGCACCAGATGGCCCGGCCCCTTGGGGGCGATCATGATCACATCGAGATCGGCACGCGGCTGGATGATGCCGAAATGGATGTTGAAGCCATGGGCGAAGGCCAGGGTGGCCCCCTTCTTGAGGTTGGGCTCGATGCTCCGACGATAGACCGCCCCCTGGTTCTCGTCGGGCAGCAGCACCATGACCAGATCGGCGCCGGAGACCGCCTCACCCACCTCTTTGACCGTCAGGCCCGCCGCCTCCGCCTTGGCCCACGACGGAGAGCCCTCGCGCAGGCCTACCGTGACATCGACCCCCGAATCCTTCAGGTTCAGCGCATGGGCGTGCCCCTGCGAACCGTAACCGAGGATGGTCACCTTCTTGCCGCGGATGATCGAGAGATCGGCGTCGTCGTTGTAGTAGACGGTCATTGCCATGGCGGTGGAACTCCTTTGTCTGCGATCGCGCGGCACCCTCTGATCAGGAACGCCGCAACCGGGCGGCGATGCTAGAGTGAAATCGGCGGAAGTCATCCTCGAGCAGAGCGCAACACCTCCATCCGTGGACGTGTTGCTCGACGGAAATCGAAGAGCGCGCGCTCTTCGACCACATTACGATACCGTCGCTTGCAGGCGGGCATGAGAAAATCAGTGCCGGACGACCGATATCCCCGGGCGCGCAAATCACTGGGGCAACACTTCCTTGTCGATCGGCGGGCGATCACCGCCATCGTCTCCGCCATCCCCGAGGGGAGCAGTGTGTTGGAGATCGGCCCCGGTCGAGGTGCGTTGACCCGGCCGCTGCTGCGGCGCGCGGGGCGGCTCGTGGTGATCGAAAAAGACGACCGGCTGGCCGCCGAGTGGCAACGGGTCGCCGAGGAGTGGGCCGGGCTCCGTGTCATCCACGGCGATGTGATGGAGGAGCTGGAGGCGACCCTGTGCCGCCACCGCCCCGACTGGATCGTCGGCAACCTGCCCTACAACATCAGCGGTCCGCTCACCGCACGGCTGGTCGCCCGCACCCTGCCCGGTGGCATGGTCTTGATGTACCAGAAGGAGGTGGCCGACCGGATCGGCGCGGAGCCGGGCTGCGGCCGCGGATGCGGTGCCATCGGCGTGATCAGCCGCTACTGCTGGCGGATCACGCGACTGCTGCGCCTGCCACCCGGGGCCTTCGCTCCGCCACCCAGGGTGCACTCGGCGGTGCTACGCTTCACCCCCAACGGCCGGTCGTTCGATGCCGAGGCGTTTGCCGCCCTGCAGCGCTGCGTGCGCACTGGCTTCGCTCATCGGCGCAAGACCATCGCCAACAACCTACGCGGGCGGATCGAACCCGAAATGCTCCGTGGCTGCGGCATCGACCCCGCGCTGCGGCCGGAACAGTTGACCCAGGCGCAGTGGCTACGTCTTGCCGCCGCCCTCACCTGACGCACCCTCGCGCACCCTGGCAACGAAACGAAGACATGGGGTGCCGGAGGCCAGACGCACCTCGAGCGCCGGCAGCCGCTTCGAGCGGAAACCGAAGGCGCGACACCCGTAGGGGCGCTCGGGCTGCCAGGTGATCTGCAGATGGCGGCAGCGCCGGCAGTCGGGATCCCGCCCCCGTCCGTCATTCACCTGTAGACCACCGCGCAGCCTCGGGGGGCGGGATGATTGCCGCCCCCTCCCCGAAGACAGAACGTTCCATCCCCTCCGCCGCCGCACCGGCGAAGCCTTTCGCACCATCCGCACGCCACCGCCGTAGAGCCACCATCTGCGACGCGAACTCCAGCGGCAGGAGTACCGCTTGCCAAGCGCCGTCCACACCCTATCATGCGCCCCCTTTCCTGGGGGGATGGCTGTGGAGAACACGCCTGCACGAACACCTCTTCGAAACCCTTTCCACCAACAGGAGCCGATCCCAAACGTGACACAGCGACGCTATCTGATCGCAGGCAACTGGAAGATGAACGGCGTACTCGCCGAAGCGCGTGAGTTCGTGCGCAATCTGGAGGAGAACCCGGCGCCGGAGCGGGTCGAGGTGGCGCTGATGCCCCCATTCACCCTGCTTCATCCGCTGGCGGAGAAGCTGAGCGCCCGCGGCATCCGGCTCGGTGCGCAGAACGTCTACTACGAGCCCAAGGGGGCCTTTACCGGTTCGATCTCGCCGCTGATGCTGCGTGACGCCGGCTGCCACTACGTCATCCTGGGCCACTCCGAGCGGCGCGACATCATGGGGGAGAGCGACGAGGTGATCCACCACAAGCTGCTCGCCGCGTGGGACGCCGGGCTGGAGCCGATCCTCTGCATCGGCGAGCATCTGGAAGAGCGCAAGGGCGGCGCCACCAACGCCGTACTGGAGCGGCAACTGGCGCTGCTGGAGGGAACGGATCCGAAGAAGGCGTTGACCATCGCCTACGAGCCCGTTTGGGCCATCGGCACCGGTGTGACCCCCACCCACGACGAGGTGCGCGATGCCCACGCCTTCATCCACGAACGGCTGCACAGCTTCGGCCGTGACTGCCGGGTGCTCTACGGCGGCAGCGTCAACCCGAAGAACGCCGCCGGCCTGCTCTCCCTGGAAGGAGTCGACGGCGCCCTGGTCGGCGGCGCCAGCTTGAAGGCGGAATCCTTCTCACGGATCATCGCCGCTGCCAGCGGGATCGACCGGTGAAGCCACAGGGTACGCAATCCGATGCATGGACCGCCGATATGGCGGGAGGGATGCGGTGACCACGCTGCTGGTGACCATCCACGTCATCGTGGCGTTCCTGCTGATCGGCGTCGTTCTGATCCAGCGCGGCCAGGGCGCGGAGATGGGGGCGTCGTTCGGCGGCGGCGGCGCACAGACGCTCTTCGGCAGCCGCGGGTCGGGCTCGTTCCTCGGCAAGCTGACCGGTGCGCTGGCTGGGATCTTCATGCTGACCAGCCTGACGCTCGCCTTCTTCACCCAGCAGCATACCGGCTCGGTGGTGGAGCGGGCGGTCACAAGCGTGCCGACACAGCCCGGGCCGGTGAAGCGGCCGATTCCGATCCCGAACGGCGCGGCGGGGCACATGGGGCAGGGCAAGGCTGCAGACGGGAAGCGCACCGGAGGCACGACCCCGGCCCAGGAGCTTCCCCCCGCCGAGTGACCACAACAGGCCACAGCGGGTGGCGGCGGTGCCACGCAATGTGTCGCGCGTTCGGAGCGGATCGAGGGAACAGAATTCACAAGCCGATGTGGTGGAATTGGTAGACACGCCATCTTGAGGGGGTGGTGGGGAAACCCGTGCTGGTTCGACTCCAGTCATCGGCACCATATCGCTGTCCGGCAGCGTCCGAGAGAGGCTCGCAAGTATAAAGCTTGCGGGCCTTTTTCTTTGATTGTTCGTCCGATATCGTCTAAGCCAACCCGGTGAAATCCCATCCGTCCGCCATCATCCGGAAGCACCCGCAGGGTGAAACTTGCAGGCGTCGTTCCGGTCTATGCGGCTACTCCGAGGCCTCCTGCTTGAGCCGGGCGAGGAAGAGCAGCGCATCGATCGGCCGCATCCGCTCGGGATCGCAGCCGTCGATCTGCTCCTTGAGCCGACGCAGGCGCAACAGCTCCCGCTCCTGCTTGCGCCGCTCGGCCGCGACGAAGAGGCTCGGCTGATCCGCCTCCGCCTCCATCCGCAGCTCCGCCTCGTGTTCCAGCGCAAACAGCCGCATCTCCGCCTGCTTGACCACATGGGGCGGCAGACCGGCCAGCCGGGCGACGGCGATGCCGTAGGAGCGGTCGGCCGCCCGCTCTTCCACTGCGTGCATGAAGATCACCTCACCCTCCCACTCGCGCACCTTGACCGAGGCATTGAAGGCGGCGCGGCAGTCGTTGGGCAGGGTGGTCAGCTCGTGGTAGTGGGTGGCGAACAGGGTCAGCACATCGCGGCTGGTGGCCAGCGACTCGGCCACCGCCCAGGCGATGGCCAGGCCGTCGCGCGTGCTGGTGCCGCGCCCGATCTCGTCGACGATGACCAGCGCCCGCGGACGCAGTTTATTGAGGATGCGCGCGGTCTCGATCATCTCGACCATGAAGGTGGAGCGCCCGCTGGCCAGATCGTCGCCGGCGCCGATGCGGGTGAAGAGCTGGCGGATCAACGGGATCTCCGCCTCCTCCGCAGGTACGAAGCAGCCGGCGTGGGCGAGCCAGACCGCCCAGGCCACCTGCCGCATGTAGGTCGACTTGCCCCCCATGTTCGGCCCGGTGAGCAGCATGAAGCGGCGGTGCTCCATATCCATGCGGCAGTCGTTGGCCACGAAGGGACCATCCCCCCCGACCATCCGCTCCACCACCGGATGGCGCCCGCCGATGATGCGCAGCGTACCGCCGTCATGCATGCGCGGCCGACAGTAGCCGTAGTCGCGGGCGACGGTGGCGAAACAGACCAACAGATCGAGGGTCGCCACCGCAGCGGCGGCGCGCTGGATCGCCTGCCCGTGCCGCGCGATGTGCCGGGCGATCTCCCCGATCAACTCCTGCTCGCGGGCGGCGGCCGCCTCACGGGCGCCGAGGATCTCGCGCTCGTAGTCGTGCAGCGCATCGGTGATGTAGCGCTCGGCGTGGACCAGTGTCTGCTTGCGCACGTAGTCGGGCGGCACCGACGCCGCCTGCGCCCTGGAAACCTCGATGAAGTAGCCGAAGACCTTGTTGTACTTCACCCGCAGGTTGGCGATGCCTGTACGTTCGCGCTGCTGCTGCTCATAGTCGGCCAGCCAGGAGTCGGCGTTGCGCGATGCGGCGCGCAGCCGGTCCAGCTCCTCGTCAAAGCCCTCGCGCACCACGCCGCCGTCGCGCAGCAGCGCCGGCGGGGCATCGGCGATCGCCCGCTGCAGATGGTCGGCCAGCGCCTCCAACCCGAGGCAGGCGCTGCGCAGCCCGGTGAAGAGCCCGCCGCGATCGACCAGTTCCGCCGCCAGATCGGGCAGCAGTTCCAAGCTGTCGGCCATGCCGCGAAAATCACGCGGATAGGCTCGTCCCAGCGCGATGCGCGCCAGCATCCGCTCCATGTCGCGCACTCCGGCCAGCCGCCCACGCAACCGCTCGGCGGTCTCGAAATCGTCGACCAGACTCGCCACCGCCGCATGGCGCCGTTCGATCTCCTCCAGATCGCACAACGGGCGGTCGAGCCAGTCGCGCAACAGCCGGGCTCCCATCGGGGTGACCGTCCGGTCGAGCACCGCGATCAGGCTCCCCTGGCGCCGGCCGGAGAGGGTGGCGTGCAGTTCGAGATTGCGCCTGCTGCCGGCATCGATCTGCAGATAGCGCCCCTCCTCCTCGTGGTAGACCGGCAGTTGCAGGTGGGGCAGCGCGGCGCGTTGGGTCTGCTGCAGGTAGACCAGCACCGCCCCGACCGCCGCGGCCACCTGCGGCACGCCATCGAGATTGAGCGCATCGAAGTCCGCCACCCCGAAGAGTTCGCGCAGCCGCTCGGCGGCCACCTGCGGCTGGAAGCTCCAGTCGCCGGGGCGGGTCACACCACAGCCGCAGGAGTACTCATCGTCGTTGCGCAACAGCAGCTCGGCCGGACGCGCCACGGCCAGCGCCTCATCGAGCGCCGATGCGCCTTCACCGGCGAAGAGGCGCCAACCGCCGGTGGAGAGATCGACCGCCGCCACCCCCCACCGCTCCCCGTCGTCGTCGCGGACCAGCGCCGCCAACGCCCGCCGTTCCGAACGGTCGAGCAACCCCGACTCGGTCAGGGTGCCCGGCGTGATGATGCGCACCACCTCCCGCCGCACCGGACCGGATCGCCCGTCGGGCGGCTCCATCTGCTCGCAGATCGCCACCCGCTCGCCAGCGGCGACCAGCCGCGCCAGGTACCCCTCGGCCTGATGCCACGGCACCCCGGCCATCGGAATATCCTTGCCGTCCGACTTGCCCCGCCTGGTCAGGGCGATGTCGAGCAGGCGCGACGCCTTGACCGCGTCGTCGAAGAACATCTCGTAGAAGTCGCCCATGCGGTAGAAGAGGATGCAGTCGGGGTGCTCCGCCTTGATGGCGAGATACTGGCGCATCACCGGCGTGTGGCCGGCGAAACGCGCGTCGGTGGAGCCGCCCCCCTTCGTGCCGTCGCTCACTTGCGCCAGAACTCCGGCATCAGCAGGGCGAAGAAGCTGAAAATCTCCAGCCGCCCGAGGATCATGGCGAACATCAACGCCGCCTTGGCGCCGTCGGGCAGCGCCAGATAGTTGGAGGCCGGGCCGACCGCGCCGAAGCCGGGGCCGGTATTGGTGATGCAGGCGGCCGATGCGGCAAACGCGGTCAGCATGTCGACCCCGCAGGCGGCAACAAGGATCGCCACCACGAAGAAGCAGAAGATGTAGAGCACGAAGAAGCCCCACAGGCTCTGCATCACCGGCATGGAGAGGCTCGATTCCCCAAGCTTGACGTGGATCACCCCGTGGGGGTGGATCAGCCGCCGCACCTCACGCAGCCCCTGACGAAAGAGCAACAGCACCCGCACCACCTTCATCCCGCCGCCGGTCGATCCGGCGCATGCGCCGACGAACATCGCAGCCAACAGCAGCATCCCCACCCCGGGCGACCAGGCGCTGTAGTCGCTCACCGCAAAGCCGGTGGTGGTGGCGATCGAGACCACGTTGAAGAGCACATCCCCCCAGGCGACCTCCGGCCGGTCGAGCACCAGCAGCGAAACCAGCGCCACCAGCAGCAGCAGCCATTTGCCATAGACGCGGAACTCGTCGTCCTCCAGATAGATGCGCGGGGAGAAACCGTTACGCACGGCGGCGAAGTGGAGCGTGAAGTTGATTCCGGCCAGCAGCATGAACAGCACGATGAGCCCGCGAATGAGCGGGGAATGGAAATAGCCGATGCTGGCGTCGTGGGTGGAGAAGCCGCCGATGGCCACGGTGCACATGGCGTGGTTGACCGCATCGAACGGCCCCATGCCGGCCAGCCAGAGGGCGAGCGCGGTCACCGCGGTCATGGCGATGTAGAGATACCAGAGGATCTTCGCCGTCTCGGTCACCCGCGCGGTCAGCTTGTCCTTGGTCGGCCCAGGCACCTCGGCGCGGAAGAGCTGCATGCCGCCCACCCCGAGCAGCGGCATCACCGCGACCGCCAGCACGATGATCCCCATCCCGCCGGCCCACTCCTGCAGCGACCGCCAGAAGAGGATGCTGCGCGGCAGATGGTCCAGACCGACCAGTACGGTCGCTCCGGTGGTGGTCAGGCCCGAGGTCGATTCGAACAGGCCGTTGATCACGCTGTGGCACACCCCGGTGGTCCAGAAGGGGACCGCGCCGAAGAGCGACAGCTCCACCCAGGCGAGCGCGACGATGAGAAAGCCGTCCTTGTGCGACACCTGCTGCGGGGCGCCGCCGCCGACGCGCTGCATGATCAACCCGAGCAGACAGACGATGGAGCCGGCGAGGACGAAATGGTAGCCGTGGCCGGAGTGGTCGTAGACGGCGATGGCCGCCGGCAGCACCATCACCAGTCCGAAACAGGAGGTCAGCACCCCCAGCGTCCACAACACCCCCCGCGGATGCACCGGCTAGAAGAATTCCAGATGGACTTCGAACAGCCGCTCCACCTGTGCCAACGAAGCCCGGCGGGTGACCACCACCACATGGTCCCCCGCCTCCACCCGACAGGCGCCGTCGGGGATGATCACCTCCTCCCCGCGTACAACGGCGCCGATGAGGGTGCTCTCCGGCAACCGCAAGGCGGCCAGCGGTGCCGAGGTGATCTGCGAGGTCTCCATCGCCTCCGCCTCCAACACCTCGAGCGATCCGTCACCAACGGTGGAGAGGCCGTAGACCCGCCCGCGCCGCACATGACGCAGGATGGAAGCCGCGGTGGTGAAGCGGGGAGAGACCACATTGCTCAGGCCGATCACCTGCAGCAGGCCTCCATAGATGTCCCGGTTGATCAGGGTAACGGTGTGCGGCACCTCGTACTGGCGCGAGATCAGGCTGCTCAGGATGTTGACCTCGTCGTCGTTGGTCAGTGCCAGGAAGTCGTCCATCTGGCGAATCGCCTCCTCCTCGAGCAACGACCGGTCCAGCGCATCCCCCTGGATCACCGTCCCCCGATCGAGATGTTCGGCCAGCCATTCGCTGCGCTCATGGTTGTGTTCGATCACCTTCACATGGGCACCGAGACGCAACAGGGAGCGCGCCACCTGAAAACCGATGTTTCCACCGCCGACCACCATCACATTCCGCTCGGTCTGTTTGCATACGTCCAGCCCGACCACGGCCATGAAGCGATCGACGTGCTTGCGCTCCACCGCCGCATAGATGGTATCGCCGACCAGCAAGACGCTGCCGGCACCGGGAACGCGCCACACGCCGTTGTGCTCATGGGCGACGATGTTGAGCGGCAGGGAGGAGGGAACCACCTCGGCCAGATTGCCCACGGCCATCCCCACCAGATCGCTCTTCGGCGGAATCCGCACCCCGACGAGCGAGATGCGCCCGTCGGCGAACTCCTGCATGTCGACGGCATCGGAGACCAGGAAGCGCCGGACCACCGCCTTGGCCGCCTCCTTCTCCGGCGAGATGACCAGATCGATCGGCAGATCATCCCGACCAAACAGTTGGTTTGCATGCTCCATGTAGTCGTGGTTGCGGATACGGGCCATCTTGGTGGTCACCTGGAAGAGGGAGTGGGCCACCTGACAGGCCAGCATGTTGACCTCATCGACGGCGGTGGCGGCGATCAGCAGCTCGGCGTCGGCCGCCCCCGCCCGGCGCAGAATCGAAGGCTGGGCGGCATTGCCCAGCACCGTCTGCACATCCATGTTGTCCGCCACCCGCTGCAACCGCTCCTCGTTGTTGTCCACCACCGAGACGTTGTTGCCGTCGACCGCAAGCCGCTGGGCGATGTTGTAGCCCACCTCCCCCGCACCGAGGATGACGATGTTCATGACCCCGACTCCTCACGTTCGATGCCGAGCGCGCGGATCTTGCGGTGGAGCTGGCTGCGCTCCATCCCGATGGCCTGAGCGGTCCGGCTGATGTTCCAGTCATGGGCGATCAGGCTGCGCCGCAGGAAATCGCGCTCGAAGCGGGC
Proteins encoded in this region:
- the ppk2 gene encoding polyphosphate kinase 2; translation: MKRTRADGKLRKRFYERELAKLQIELVKLQEWIRAKGLKVVVIFEGRDAAGKGGCIKRITEKLNPRVCKVAALPAPTEREKTQWYFQRYVAYLPAAGEMVLFDRSWYNRAGVERVMGFCTEEEYQDFLRSCPEFERMLIRSGIKLIKYWFSVSDEEQERRFQARLKDPTKRWKLSPMDLESRNRWQEYSRCKDVMFYHTDIKQAPWFVVESDDKRRARLNCISHLLSMIDYEDLAPTLTELPPRKPARRGYVRPPINEQTFVPQVY
- a CDS encoding thioredoxin domain-containing protein, whose amino-acid sequence is MIDQSSPYLQQHAHNPVDWYPWGDEAFALARRLDRPIFLSIGYSTCHWCHVMEQESFADPEIGAAMNALFVSIKVDREERPDIDQLYMEAAQMMTGSGGWPLNLILTPDGRPFYAATYIPKEDRFGRMGLRSLIRRIDELWHHDRARLLASADSITQALREMPAATGRTALSEALLTRARAALAESFDHEAGGFGDAPKFPSPHKLRLLLRLGERAMVEQTLDAMRAGGIYDQIGFGFHRYATDRFWRVPHFEKMLYDQAMQMLAYSDAFAATGHGRHARVVRELADFVARRLTDPDGAFYSALDADSAGGEGRYYQWSIDELEAALGKEDAVFAARVWGMERRGNYLDEARRLRNGRNIPFLAQPPLDADRARMERIRRRLLAARAQRPVPFRDDKVLTDWNGMMIAALAHAAARLGDDGLLAQARRAAATVLERMWDGKRLRHRWRAGQAAIDGTLDDYAMLVWGLIELYQADFTPRWLQAAVAIDRAMRARFAMKDGGFYLTDGGDQRLLARPHEWFDGATPAGNSVALANLLRLAHLTGDMRLVAQAEAGLRQAAGQMAQAPTGSSALLWALADYLGPMRELVVAGRDDDPELERMVALARRGFHPGLVLLRHDPALFGTVPFLKEQGAIDGRATAYLCENFACNRPVHTARQLAELLDPSAGR
- the ilvC gene encoding ketol-acid reductoisomerase, with translation MAMTVYYNDDADLSIIRGKKVTILGYGSQGHAHALNLKDSGVDVTVGLREGSPSWAKAEAAGLTVKEVGEAVSGADLVMVLLPDENQGAVYRRSIEPNLKKGATLAFAHGFNIHFGIIQPRADLDVIMIAPKGPGHLVRHTYTQGGGVPCLIAVYQDASGRAKEVALSYACANGGTRAGTIETTFRDECETDLFGEQVVLCGGLTALITAGFETLVEAGYPPEMAYFECLHEVKLIVDLIYEGGIANMRYSISNTAEYGDLTRGPRIINEETRAEMRRILKEIQNGDFAREFVEECNSGKISMNAKRRLAAEHEIERVGARLRGMMSWIGASKIVDRSKN
- the rsmA gene encoding ribosomal RNA small subunit methyltransferase A, which gives rise to MRKSVPDDRYPRARKSLGQHFLVDRRAITAIVSAIPEGSSVLEIGPGRGALTRPLLRRAGRLVVIEKDDRLAAEWQRVAEEWAGLRVIHGDVMEELEATLCRHRPDWIVGNLPYNISGPLTARLVARTLPGGMVLMYQKEVADRIGAEPGCGRGCGAIGVISRYCWRITRLLRLPPGAFAPPPRVHSAVLRFTPNGRSFDAEAFAALQRCVRTGFAHRRKTIANNLRGRIEPEMLRGCGIDPALRPEQLTQAQWLRLAAALT
- a CDS encoding uracil-DNA glycosylase, whose product is MNDGRGRDPDCRRCRHLQITWQPERPYGCRAFGFRSKRLPALEVRLASGTPCLRFVARVREGASGEGGGKT
- a CDS encoding triose-phosphate isomerase — its product is MTQRRYLIAGNWKMNGVLAEAREFVRNLEENPAPERVEVALMPPFTLLHPLAEKLSARGIRLGAQNVYYEPKGAFTGSISPLMLRDAGCHYVILGHSERRDIMGESDEVIHHKLLAAWDAGLEPILCIGEHLEERKGGATNAVLERQLALLEGTDPKKALTIAYEPVWAIGTGVTPTHDEVRDAHAFIHERLHSFGRDCRVLYGGSVNPKNAAGLLSLEGVDGALVGGASLKAESFSRIIAAASGIDR
- the secG gene encoding preprotein translocase subunit SecG — encoded protein: MTTLLVTIHVIVAFLLIGVVLIQRGQGAEMGASFGGGGAQTLFGSRGSGSFLGKLTGALAGIFMLTSLTLAFFTQQHTGSVVERAVTSVPTQPGPVKRPIPIPNGAAGHMGQGKAADGKRTGGTTPAQELPPAE